The following coding sequences lie in one Glycine soja cultivar W05 chromosome 16, ASM419377v2, whole genome shotgun sequence genomic window:
- the LOC114389698 gene encoding probable pectate lyase 4 — MTYQVINYILWCFVLAVVSVTMFNPKVSSASKQSKLEGLEMNEIDQCWRLNPEWRKHRSQLAKCSVGYVGKMTNNIGNDLIHYKVIDPSDDPINPKNGTLRYGASRIQGKVWITFQRDMHIRLEKPLLISSFTTIDGRGVNVHIVDNACLMIFKATNIIIHGLRIHHCRPQAPGMVMGPNGEVIPLGQVDGDAIRLVTASKIWIDHNTLYDCQDGLLDVTRGSTNVTISNNWFREQNKVMLLGHDDGYMRDKDMMVTVVYNYFGPNCHQRMPRIRHGYAHVANNLYMGWVQYAIGGSMEPSLKSESNLFIAPTSGRKEVTWRKSNGIGDSWEFHSVGDVFENGASFMETQGGQVPKPNYNPEQSFKVVDAKCVRSLTISSGVLRCSKTSIC, encoded by the exons ATGACTTATCAAGTAATCAATTATATCCTTTGGTGCTTTGTTTTAGCTGTTGTGAGTGTCACCATGTTCAATCCAAAAGTTAGTTCTGCCAGCAAACAATCCAAGTTAGAAGGCTTGGAAATGAATGAGATCGATCAATGTTGGAGATTGAATCCAGAATGGAGGAAACACCGTTCACAACTTGCCAAATGTTCAGTGGGCTATGTAGGGAAGATGACAAATAATATTGGTAATGACCTCATTCATTACAAAGTTATTGATCCTAGTGACGACCCAATAAACCCTAAAAATGGCACCTTGAGATATGGAGCTTCTAGGATTCAAGGCAAAGTTTGGATCACATTCCAAAGAGACATGCACATCAGGCTCGAGAAACCCCTTCTCATTAGTAGCTTCACTACTATTGATGGTCGAGGTGTTAATGTTCACATTGTTGATAATGCATGTTTGATGATCTTTAAG GCAACCAACATAATCATCCATGGCCTTAGAATTCATCACTGTCGACCTCAAGCTCCTGGAATGGTAATGGGACCTAATGGAGAAGTGATACCTTTAGGTCAAGTTGATGGAGATGCAATAAGATTGGTTACAGCTTCAAAGATTTGGATTGATCACAACACACTTTACGATTGTCAAGATGGTCTCCTTGATGTCACACGTGGTTCCACTAATGTGACTATCTCAAACAATTGGTTTAGAGAGCAAAATAAGGTTATGCTTCTCGGACATGATGATGGGTATATGAGAGACAAGGATATGATGGTCACTGTCGTATATAACTATTTTGGACCTAATTGCCACCAACGCATGCCAAG AATTCGCCATGGGTATGCACATGTTGCAAACAATCTTTATATGGGATGGGTACAATATGCCATAGGTGGTAGCATGGAACCTAGCCTCAAAAGCGAATCAAACCTCTTTATAGCACCAACGTCAGGGCGTAAAGAG GTAACATGGAGAAAAAGTAATGGTATTGGAGACTCGTGGGAATTCCATTCGGTGGGGGATGTTTTTGAAAATGGTGCATCTTTCATGGAAACACAAGGTGGACAAGTACCAAAGCCAAATTATAATCCTGAGCAAAGTTTTAAAGTTGTTGATGCCAAATGTGTGAGATCATTGACTATCTCATCTGGAGTGTTACGATGCAGTAAAACCTCTATTTGTTAA
- the LOC114389446 gene encoding probable calcium-binding protein CML41 produces MASERILKPSKWFSNKTLRISLHRRRSRSSSNNSLSSNSPSPRSPMSNNGEITGLMEAFRHFDNDGDGKISAYELRSYFGSIGDHMSHEEAEGVIHDLDSDGDNLLDFKDFTKLMKRDVGDDHDDEGDLRRAFEMFVWEKEGSGCITPKGLQRMLHRLGDDKSYDECVTMIDAFDIDHNGVLDFDEFYQMMA; encoded by the coding sequence ATGGCTAGCGAGAGAATTCTCAAGCCATCAAAGTGGTTCTCAAACAAAACTCTAAGAATTAGTCTTCATCGCCGAAGATCAAGATCCTCCTCCAATAACTCATTATCTAGTAATTCTCCAAGTCCAAGATCCCCCATGTCAAACAATGGAGAGATCACTGGGCTAATGGAGGCTTTTCGTCACTTTGATAATGATGGAGATGGGAAAATCTCGGCCTATGAGCTAAGGTCATATTTTGGGTCCATTGGGGATCACATGTCTCATGAGGAGGCTGAAGGGGTCATCCATGACCTAGATTCCGATGGGGACAACTTGTTGGACTTCAAGGATTTCACCAAGCTCATGAAGCGAGATGTtggtgatgatcatgatgatgaggGGGATCTAAGAAGGGCTTTTGAGATGTTTGTGTGGGAGAAAGAAGGGAGTGGTTGCATCACCCCGAAAGGGTTGCAAAGGATGTTGCATCGCCTTGGTGATGACAAATCCTATGATGAGTGTGTGACCATGATTGATGCCTTTGACATTGATCACAACGGGGTCCTTGATTTCGATGAGTTTTACCAAATGATGGCCTAA